Sequence from the Janthinobacterium lividum genome:
AAGTCGATCTACTAATAAACCTACTGCGCGGCGCTATTTGCGGCCTGCGATGCTCACTGTGCTAAAGCACAGCTCCGCTTCTCAGCCACAACTAGTTGCCGCTCGCTACGGTTTATTCAAGCAAGAATGTCCTTGCCCCCGCCAGCAGTACGGCGGGGCAGGGAGTTAGCCAGGACCGCCCGCAAGCCCTTGCAGACGGTCCTGGCTAAAGAAGCAACAATAAAACAAGAGTTCAAAATAGCGACACCGGCAGTACCACCCACATCTGGCACAATATGAGCGCACAATCTACCTCCTCCACGATCCCCATGCCAGGCGGCACCATGACCGATTCCATCAGTCACGCGCAAATGCTTTCCACCATGCGCAAGCAGCGCTTCCAGGATTTCATGTTCCACAAGGTGACGATGCTGTTCGCCCTGTCGGTGCTGATCGTCCTGGTCGGCATCATCATTTCGCTGATCATGGAATCGATACCGGCCTTCAAGACCTTCGGCCTGCATTTCATCGTGTCCGCGGAATGGGACCCCGTCAATGACCAGTACGGCGCCCTGATCCCCATCATCGGCACCCTGGTGACCTCGGTTATCGCCTTGCTGATCGCCTTTCCCGTCAGCTTCGGCATTGCTTTGTTCCTCACGGAAATCTGCCCGGCCTGGCTGCGCCGCCCGCTGGGCACGGCTGTCGAATTGCTGGCCGGCGTGCCATCGATCATCTACGGCATCTGGGGCCTGTTCGTGTTTGCGCCCCTGTTTGCTGACCACGTCCAGCCTATCCTGAAAGCCACCCTCGGCAACGTGCCCGTCATCGGCCAGCTGTTCAGCGGCCCCATGATGGGCATCGGCTTGCTGACGGCCGGCCTGGTGCTGGCCATCATGATCATCCCCTTCATCGCTTCCGTGATGCGCGACGTGTTCGAGATCGTCCCTGCCGTGCTGAAGGAATCCGCATACGGCCTGGGCTGCACGCGCTGGGAAGTCGTACGCAAGATCGTCTTGCCATACACCAAGACCGGCGTCGTCGGCGGCGTCATGCTGGGCCTGGGCCGCGCACTGGGCGAGACCATGGCCGTCACCTTCGTCATCGGCAACGCGAATAAACTGTCGTGGTCGCTGTTTGCCGCCGGTAACAGCATCACCTCCTTGCTGGCCAATGAATTCGGCGAAGCGCAATCCGAGCTGCACGTGGCCTCGCTGTTCTCGCTGGCCCTGATCCTGTTTGTCATCACCTTTATCGTCTTATCCGCCGCCAAGCTGATGCTGGCTGGCATGTCCCGCAAGGAAGGCACGAAATGAGCCAGCTCAGCCAAGTTAGCACCCACGAAGCTCCGGTCAAGCCGGCCATGAACCCTGTCTACCGCAAGCGCCTGCTGATGCACCGCATCGGCATCGCCCTGTCGGTGGCCGCCATGGCCCTGGGCCTGGCCGTGCTCGTGTGGATCCTGTTCACCCTGGTGATCAAGGGTTTCGGCGCCTTGTCCGTCGACCTGTTCACGCAAACGACGCCGGCTCCCGGCAGCGAAGGCGGCGGCCTGATCAATGCCATCGTCGGCAGCGCCCTGATGGTGGGCCTGGCCACCGTGGTCAGCACCCCGATCGGCATCCTGGCCGGCATCTACCTGGCCGAATACGGCGAAGAAAACAAGCTGGCGCAAGTGACGCGTTTTGTGACGGACATCATGCTGTCGGCGCCATCGATCGTCATCGGCCTGTTCGTGTATGCGCTGTATGTGGCCCACGTCAAACACTTCTCCGGCTATGCGGGCGCCATCGCGCTGTCCCTGATCGCCGTGCCGGTGGTCGTGCGCACGACGGACAATATGCTGCGTCTGGTGCCGAACAGCCTGCTGGAAGCCGCGTTTGCCCTCGGCGCGCCGCGCTGGAAGGTCGCTACCCTGGTGCGCTTGCGCGCCGTCAAGGCGGGCGTCATCACCGGCGTGCTGCTGGCATTGGCCCGCATCGCCGGCGAAACGGCGCCGCTGCTGTTCACGGCCCTGAATAACCAGTTCCAAAGCTTCAACATGAATGCGCCGATGGCCAACTTGCCGTCCGTCATCGCATCGTTTGCGATGAGCCCGTACGACAACTGGCGTTCGCTGGCATGGGGCGGCGCACTGCTGATCACCTTCAGCGTGCTGGCCTTGAATATCCTGTCGCGCACCGTGTTCAGCCAAAAAGTCCCTAATTAAACAGATATCGAGCGAAGCGAACCCATATGAATACGCAAATGAATCCAGCCCAAGACCTGGCGCCAAAGAAGAAAACCATCGAGATTTCGGGCCTGAACTTTTTTTACGGCAAAACGCAAAGCTTGCATAACGTCAACCTGGACATCCACGAAAAGAAAGTCACGGCTTTCATCGGCCCGTCCGGTTGCGGCAAGTCGACCCTGCTGCGCACCCTGAACCGCATGTATGACCTGTATCCGGGCCAGCGCGCGGAAGGCTCGATCCTGTACCGCGGCCGCAACGTGCTCGACGCCGACCAGGACGTCAACATGCTGCGCGCCAAGGTCGGCATGGTGTTCCAGAAGCCGACGCCGTTCCCCATGTCCGTGTACGACAACATCGCCTTCGGCGTGCGCCTGTATGAAGACCTGTCGAAGGGCGAGATGGACGAACGCGTCGAGTGGGCCCTGAAAAAGGCCGCGCTGTGGGGCGAAGTCAAGGATAAGCTGAGCAAGAGCGGCCTGTCGCTGTCGGGCGGCCAGCAGCAGCGTTTGTGCATCGCGCGCGGCGTGGCCGTGAAACCGGACGTCTTGCTGCTCGATGAGCCGACCTCGGCGCTGGACCCGATCTCGACCTCGAAAGTGGAAGAGCTGATCAGCGAACTGAAACAGGATTACACGATCGCCATCGTGACGCACAATATGCAGCAGGCGGCGCGCTGCTCCGATTACACGGCCTATATGTACCTGGGCGAGCTGGTGGAATTCGGCGAAACGGACCAGATCTTCATGAATCCGGCCCGCAAGGAAACGCAGGATTACATCACGGGCCGCTTCGGCTGATCCATCCCGCATAGCGACTACAAGACAACTGAATACGGAGAGACAGCATGATAGGCGAACATTCATCCAAGCAATACGACAACGAACTCGAAGCGATCCGCTCGAAAGTGCTCCTGATGGGCGGCATCGTTGAAACCCAGTTCCTCGACGCGATGACGTGCTTTCGCATCGGCAACCCGGAACGCGCCGACCGCGTGATGCGCGAAGACGACGTCGTCAATCAGCTGGAAGTGTCGCTGGACGACGCCTGCAGCCACCTGATCGTGCGCCGCCAGCCGGTCGCCAACGACTTGCGCACCATCATGGCCACCATCAAGGTGATTACCGACCTCGAGCGAGTAGGCGACGAAGCGACGAAAATCGCCCGCGTGGCGAAGAATCTGCACAAGCGCGGCAACGGCGTCGTCAACCATTACGAGATGGTGCGCGGCATCGCCAACACGGCCACCGACATGCTGCACGACGCCCTGGACGCATTCGCGCGCAACGATGGCAAGCAGGCTTTACAATTAATTGCACAAGATGCCATCATCGACCATGAGTTTCGGTCTATCATGCGCAACTTGATCACCTTTATGATGGAAGACCCGCGCACGATTTCGGCGGCGCTCGATACCCTGTGGGTGGCCAAGGCCATCGAACGGATCGGCGACCATGCGAAAAACATCGCCGAATACGTGATTTACGTGGTTGAAGGCAAGGACATCCGCCACACCAAGGTGGCTGCTCCCGCCATTTCCGAGGAGCTCCCTGAGTAAGCTTTATGGCATCTGATAAAACCACGGTATTGATTGTTGAAGATGAGCCGGCCATCGTTGAACTGGTTACCTATTCGCTGCGCGAATCCGGCTGGAATTGCTGTTCTGTACAAAACGTTGCTGATGCCTGGGAATTCATCCAGCACCGCACGCCGCATCTGATCCTGCTGGACTGGATGCTGCCGGACCAGACGGGCTTGCGCCTGCTGTCGCGCATCCGCGCCGACCGCAATTTCGCCGCCATCCCCGTCATCATGCTCACCGCCAAGAGCATGGAAGAAGACAAGCTGGCCGGCTTGAACAGCGGGGCCGACGATTACGTCACCAAGCCGTTCTCGCCGCGCGAGCTGCTGGCCCGTGCCAAGGCGCTGTTGCGACGCAAGAGCCCGGAACACGCGCAGGCGCCCATGCGCGCCGGCAACGTGGCACTGGACCCCGTCAGCTGCACGGTGATGATGGATGAACAGAAGATCGATATCGGCCATGCCGAATACAAGCTGCTGAAATTCCTGCTGGCCCATCCGGAGCGCGTGTTTTCGCGCAGCCAGCTGCTCGACAAGGTGTGGGGCGACCATGTGGTGATCGAGGAACGCACGGTCGATGTCCACGTATTGCGCTTGCGCAAAGCCTTGAAGGAGGCGGAAAGCCTGATCAAGACGGTGCGCAGCGTCGGCTACATGTTGTCTGAAAAGTAAAGCTGGCCTCTATGAATCCGAAATTGCTGTTCTGGGTACCGGCCGCCTTGCGCATGGTGCTGGCGCTGCTGGGCGTAGCCGTCGTCTGGTATCTGTTTGGCGCCACGTATGCGCTGGGCATCGCCTTCGTGCTGATGGCCATGATGGTGTTCGTGCAGCTGTCGTATCTGTTCCAGCTGAGTAATTGGCTGGACAATCCGCAAAGCGCCAAGCTGCCCGACGGCTGGGGCGCCTGGACCAGCATCTTCGCGCGCCTGTACCGCATGCGCCGCGACGACGAGAAAAACCAGGCCGAGCTGACGGAATGGCTGGCGCGTTTCCGCCAGGCCATGCACCTGTTGCCGGACGGCGTCGTCATCATGGATGACGTGCTGTTCCTCGAATGGTGCAACCCGGCCGCCGAGAAGCATCTGGGCCTCACGCACGAGCGCGACAAGGGCATGCGCGTGACTAACCTGATCCGCAGCCCCGAGTTCATGGATTACATCATCCTGGGCCGCTACGACCAGCCGCTGACGATCACTTTCCGCAACCGCAAGCTGATCGTGCAGATCATTCCGTTTGAAAACCGCCGCCAGATCCTCGTCACGCACGATGTGACGGAGACGGAACGCATCGAAATGATGCGCCGCGACTTCATCGCCAACGCCTCGCACGAACTGCGCACGCCGCTGACGGTCATCGTGGGCTTCCTGGAAATCGCTTCCGCCGAGCTGGACCTGGACGCCGCCACGCGCGCCGCCCACCTCAAGCTGATGACGGAGCAGGGCCACCGCATGCAGCATCTGATCGAGGACATGCTGACCCTGTCGCGCCTGGAATCGGTCGATTACCCGCTGCGCCCCGAGCCCGTGGATATCAAAAAGCTCATGCAGCAAGTCTTGCGCGACGCCAAGGGCTTGTCGGCGGGCAAGCATGAAGTGACCATGGAATGCAACGGTCCCGATGTGCTGGGCAGCTACGACGAGCTGTACAGCGCGTTTGGCAACCTGGCTTCGAACGCCGTGCGCTACACGCCGGCCGGCGGCACCATCACCCTGCGCTGGCAGGATGGCCCGGCCGGACCGCAATTCATCGCGCAAGATACGGGCATCGGCATCAGCCAGGAACATATCTCGCGTTTGACGGAACGTTTCTACCGCGTCGACAAGAGCCGTTCGCGCGAAACCCAGGGCACGGGCCTGGGCCTGGCCATCGTCAAGCACGTGCTGCTGCGCCATGGCGGCACCTTGGCCATCCAGTCCGTGGCCGACAAGGGCAGCAGCTTTATCGTCAGCATGCCCAAATCCGTCGTCACGCCGCTGCAGGGCGAGTTGCTGGTCAAGTAGGCCGGGGGAGGGAAGCATCCCTCCCCGTTACCCGTGCGACTAGTGCAAGGATGGCATAAGTCGTTACAATCAGGCCATGACTTTAATCAACGCCTCTTTTCGCCACGCCGGCGCGCAGCAACTGGCCCAGTCGCTGCAGGCCGCGCGCCAGGATACTCTTTCCCTGTTCGATTGTTACGTCACGGCCGGACTGGACGTGGTGGCCGGCCTGCCCCGGCATCCGCGCCTCACGCCACCCTTGTGGCAACTTGCGCACATCGCCTGGTTTGCCGAGTGGTTCATCCTGCGCGAAGCCGCTTCCAGCCATCCGGCCGACGCCATTTATAACTCCCTGCTGACGCGCGGCGACGACTTGTTCGACGCCAACATGGTGGAGCATCGCGCGCGCTGGAAGCTGGAACTGCCCAGCTCGGGCGCCGTGAAAACGTATTGCCACGAGGTGCTCGACAGGGTTTTGGATAAACTCTCGCGCGAAGCCAATGTCGACAGCGCCCTGGCGCCGTACCGGCTGGCGCTGGCGCATGAAGACTTGTGCGGCGAGGAAATGCTGGCCGGCTTGCAATGGATGGGCCTGGAAGCACCGGAATCCCTGTCGGCCAGCCCGGCCTTGCCGCCAGGGGCGGGCGAGATCGCTTTTCCAGGCGGCACCATTGAACTGGGCTCGCCGCGCGGCGCCGGGTTTGCCTTCGACAATGAATCGCCGCCCTACAGTTGCTACGTGGCGCCGTTTTCCATCGATGCCTGCGCCGTATCCAACGCCCAGTTTGCCGATTTTGTCGCCGATGGCGGCTACCAGAACCGCCAGTTCTGGAGCGCGGCCGGCAGTGCCTGGCTGATGCAGCAGGAACGCTCGTCGCCCCTGTACTGGCTGCGCGAAGCAACGCAGTGGCGCACCATGCGTTTCGGCCAGCGCACGACCTTGCCGCCGAACGAAGCCGTGCGCCACATCAACCTGTATGAGGCGCAGGCGTATTGCGCCTGGGCGGGGCGCCGCCTGGCGACCGAGGCGGAATGGGAGTATGCTGCGCTGTCCGGCCATCCGCGTTTCCATTGGGGCCAGGTGTGGGAGTGGACGGCGACGCCGTTCGAGCCGTATCCGGGCTTTGCGGTGGATGCCTGGCGCGAATATTCCGCGCCATATTTCATGCAGCACCAGGTGCTGCGCGGCGCCGCCTTCGCCACGCCGCCGCGGCTGCATTCGGCCCGCATGCGCGCCTTCCACGCGCCCGAACGGGGCGACATCTTTGCCGGCCTGCGCACCTGCGCCTGGTAGCGCGCCGAGAACAGACATCATTTCAGGATACCCTTGAGTACAGATAACGCCCCGCAGTTCATTCCCAAACGCATCACGCCCACGCCGGAACAGGTCGCCATCCAGACGGCGCAAAAGAAAGTGGTGCTGATCGACGCCAATGCTGGCGCGGCCAAGACGACGACCCTGGCCCTGCGGCTGGCCGAAGCGCTGCACCGGGGCCGCGCGCCCGAGCGCATGCTGGCCCTCGTGTTTACGGAGGCGGCGCGCGTGGCCCTGCGCCAGCGCCTGCTGGAAGTGGGTGTGCCGCTGGGCGTCGTCAAGCGCCTGACCGTCGACACTTTCGATGCCTTTGCCGCCAAGGTGCTGCGGCAGCTGGAAAACATGCAGGTGGCATCCATGCGCAGCGATGAAGAGTTGCGCCCGGTAGCCTGGGAAGCGCTGGAAGTGGTATCGGAGAAATACGCCCACCGCTACCCGCTGGAAATCAATACGACGAACGGGGCGATCGCCGAATTCTTGAAATTGCAGCTGCGCACCAAGGCGCGCCTGGATTTTCAAAATCCTGACTTCGAGAGCAATTCCCTGGACGACAATCTGGAAATGCTGGGCATGTCGCGCACGCATTATCTGTGGCTGCGCGAATACGAAGGCTTGCGCGGCGCCGACACGGGCGACATCCAGTTCCGCGCGCCCTTCGACGCCACCTACGACCTGGTGCGCATGCTCGACGGCGACGAGCCGCTGCGCCAGCAATTGCCGGCCTTCCAGATCATCGTGGCCGATGAATTGCACGATTTGAACGAAGCGTCGTTCCGCCTGCTGACCATGCTGATACGCCGCGGTAACGCGTTTTTCTGCGGCGCCGGCGACAAGGATCAAGTCATCTATACGTGGTCGGGCGCCGACCACCGCTTCCTGCGCCAGCGCTTCGAGCAGGAATTCCCCACCTTGCAGCGCCTGCCGTTGACGGCGTCCTACCGCTACGGCCCGCAATTGGCACACGCCGTGGGCGTGCTGAAAAACAAGGCCAGCGTGTCGGCCCTGTCGCGCGCCACGCACATCGAAGTGCTGCAATACGAGCATGCGCAGCCGCAGGCCTGCAGTGCCCAGCTGATCGCCGCGCTCGAACACGCGCATGCGGGCACGACGGCCATTTTGCTGCGCGACCGCGACCAGGCCATCCGCGTGGAAACGGCACTGTTCCAGAGCGGCATCGCGTATGGCCTGGTGGACATGAACAGCTATCTGCTGAGCCTGGAAGTGCTGATGCTGCGCGGCATGGTCGCCATCGCCCGCAAGGATTTACATACGATCAAGAGCGGCCCGCGCCGCGGCGAAATCCTCGAAGCGCTGGTGGCGTTCGCGGAAATCCCGTTTACACGCGGTGAGCTCCAGCAAGCCAAGGCCGATGTGGCCAACTATCCCGACTTGCTGGAAGGCTTCTTGACGAACCAGCTGGCCAAGTCGCACAACCAGGACAAGGCGGCGTTGACTCTGGCCGCTGTCGATTACCTGCGCGCGCTGCCCCCCGACGCCTTGGCGGGCGACGCCCTGCAGCACATCTTTGGCCTGATGCAGCTGGAACAGACGGCGCGCCGCATCTATGTCGACCCGGCCCAGGCGCGGGTCGTCGCCCGTTCCCTGCACGGTTTTATTGCCGTGTGCCGCGAAGCGGGCGTGGCGCTGGGCGGCTTTGCCGGCTGGCTGGGCGAGATGGAAGAAGCCGTGACGGTCTCGACCGGCAAGGCCAAACTCGTCATCGCCTGCATCGACCAGATCAAGGGCCTCGAATACAACCACGTCATCTTGCCCTACCTGGCCGTCGATGAATTCCCGCGCAGCAAGACCGACCCGCTGGAAGAGGAAAACCGCTTCTATGTGGCCGCCACCCGCGCGCGCGACAGGCTCACCCTGCTGACGCCGGAAGACCCCGCCTATCAGAGCCGCTACATCGCCGCCTTGCAGCTCAAGCAGAAGATTGTTGCGCCGAAGTCATAGATCTTTTGCTGTGCGGCTGCTTTTTGCGAAGGCGGAAACGGCGCATACTTTGTCGGACTGATCACAATCGATCTGAACTTACAAAGGAGGAACGACGCCTAACAAAACCGTAGCGAGCGGCGATGATTTGTGGCTAAGAAGCGCAACCGTGCTAGAGCACGGTGAGCATCGCAGGCCGCAAAGCGCGACGCGCAGTAGGTTTTGTTTGGCGTCCACGGCATGAAAGTGTTTTTGACAGGCGCAGCGGGTTTTATCGGCAGTTCCATCGCGGCGGGCCTCGTGCGCGCCGGCCATCAGGTGACGGGCCTCGTGCGCAAACCCGAGCAGGTGGCCGAGCTGGCCAGCATCGGCGTGCACGGTATCGTCGGCACCTTGAACGATCGCGCATTGCTCATCGAGCAGGCGAAGGCAGCCGATGCCGTCATCAATGCGGCCAGCAGCGACCACCGCGCCGCCGTCGAAGCGATCCTCGAAGCGCTGGCCGGCACGAACAAAGTGTTCCTGCATACAAGCGGCTCGTCCATCGTGGGCGACGCGTCGGGCGGCGAGGGCACGGAACAGATCTATTACGAAGACAAGCTGCCGGCGCCGACGGCAGACAAGGCGGCCCGTGTCGCCATCGATGACCTGATATTGGCCAGCGCAAGCCAGGGCGTGCGCGCCAGCGTGTTGTGCAATACCCTGATCTACGGCCACGGCGCCTTGCCGCGCGACAGCGTGCAGTTGCCGCGCCTGCTGAAACAGGCGCGCAAGAGCGGCATCGTGCGTCACGTGGGGCCGGGCCGCAACATCTGGTCCAACGTGCATATCGACGATGTCGTCAGCCTGTATTTGCTGGCGCTGGAAAAGTCGCCGGCCGGCACGTTTTACTTCGTCGAGTCGGGCGAAGCAGCTTTCCATGACATGACGGCCGCCATCGCCGAGGCACTGGACCTGGGGCCCGCGCAGGATTGGCCGTTGCCCGAGGCGATAGCCGAATGGGGTTACGAGATGGCTTCCTACGGCCTTGGCTCCAACAGCCGCGTGCGCGGCGAGCGGGCGCGCAAGCTGCTGGGCTGGCAGCCGCAGGGCCCGTCCGTGCTGGCATGGATCGGGAACGACATGCTGCATCCGCCGCACGCCATCGCTGTTTGATGTAGCTCAGCAAAACCCCATCAGTGTGCGCTAGCGAACGGTGCTGTATGGCGATCGGGAGTATGATGGCTCTGCTTGGTTGAGACGCACTGCCGTGAAGTTGGCGGCATGTTCGATCTTCCAGCAGGTCAGCCGGTCGCCTCAAGGATCGGCACCAGATTTCTGTTCGCGTTGGCGCCCTGCGCCACGCGGCTGTGCACTGCAACTCCAGGTCGCGGTGTGTACTGCGAACCCCTTCAAGGCCGGCCTAGCCGGTCTTTTTTTTTGCCTGTTGTTTCCGCCGCTGCGCCATTCACCGCCACCTGTCCGCCATTCGCCGAAGCGGTGTTTTCCCATCACCGAAATCCGCGTATCTTTACGATCAACCAACTTCAAGGGGTGACCGTGAAACCTGAACCAGCTTATTGCCGCCGTACCCAGCTGCTGTGGGGCGTGCTGCTGATCGCCATCGGCGCCATCATCTTGCTGGACCGGCTCGATGTGATCTATCTCCACGATTATTATTCACTATGGCATTATTGGCCGGTGATACTGGTCGTCTTCGGCTTGAACAAGCTGCTCACGCCCGTGTCCGCCAAACAGGTGCTGAGCGGTCTGTGGCTGATCTTTTTCGCCGCCTGGTGGTATGTGTCGTATGAAGAACTGTGGAACCTGAGTTTTTATAACAGCTGGCCCGCCTTGCTGATCGCCTGGGGCGTGGGTCTCGTGCTGGAGCCGCTGTTGAACAAACATTTTATTGCCTACCGGGAGTCCGAGCATGAAAAATAAACCGCCGCTGCACTCGCCATCGCAGATCGTGCTGGGCGTCATCGTCATCGGCCTGGGGCTGCTGTTCCTGCTCGATAACCTCGGTTTCATCAACGTGCGCTATACCTTCCGCTTCTGGCCCACGGCGCTGATCGTGTTTGGCCTGCTGAAACTGTCGCAAAGCCGCAGCGCGAACGGCTATCTGGTGGGCGGCATGCTGGTGCTGCTGGGCGTGGCCTGGACCCTCAAGCACATGGGCATCTTCTACATGAACTGGGACTTGCTGTGGCCCTTGCTGATCATCGGCCTGGGTGTGGCCGTGGTGTCGAAGTCCCTGCCCGGCGCGCAGCAGCGCCAGCGCCGCCGGCGCTTTGCCGCGCAGCAAGACGGTACCGCCGCGCCTGACTCGTTCGGCCAGGCCAGGAATGGCGCCGTGTCGCTCGACAAGGACACGGCAGCACCCGGCGCCAGCGGGCAGGCGGACGATGACAGCATCATCGAAGTGACGGCCATCCTCGGCGGCTATGTGCGGCGCGTGTCGTCGCAGCGCTTCAAGGGCGGCGATATCAATGTCATCATGGCCGGCTGCGAGATCGACTTGCGTCAGGCGTCGATCGAAGGCGAAGCCGTGCTCAACGTATTTGCCCTGTGCGGCGGCGTCACCATCAAGATTCCGCCCGACTGGAGCGTCGTGCTGCAGGGCACGCCCATCCTCGGCGGCTTCGAAGAAAAGACCATCGTGCCGCCGAACCAGGCGAAGCGCCTGTATGTGACGGGCTACGCCATCATGGGTGGCCTGGAAATCCGCAACTAGGCGCGCATGTCGGGGCCCCTGTCGAAGCGGCGCGGCGCCGTGGTGGTTTTCCTGGTCTGCATCGCGCTGGGCCTGGCCCTGGCCTTTATCCTGGCCAGGGTGGCCCACGCGCCTTGGCTCAATGCCGTCGTGCTGGTGGTGCCCGCCACGCTCGTGTATGCGATCGGTTCGGGCTTTTCCGCGTTTTACCTGTGCCGCGCCTACCCCTTGCATGCGCGCCATCCGCTTGCCATCGCCGGCGTGATGGGCGTGGCGGCCCTGTTCGCGGGCTTGCTGTGGGCCACCTTGCTGCAATTTTTGAACAGCGTCAGCCTGTTGCTGGAGCTGCGCTGGCTGGGCGTGAACCTGACGCAATCGCTGCTGGCCCTGTTCTTCGGCCTGGGCGTGCTGCTGTATTGCCTGGCTGCCGCCGTGCATTATCTGTTGCTGGAATTCGTGCGCGCCAGGATGGCCGAGCAGCGGGGACTGGAAGCGCAACTGACGGCGCAGGAAGCGCAATTGCGCATGCTGCGCACCCAGATCGATCCGCATTTCCTGTTCAACAGCCTGAACTCCATCAGCGCCTTGACGTCTATCAATGCGGCGGGCGCGCGCCAGATGACGGTGCAGCTGGCCAGCTTCTTTCGCCAGAGCCTGAGCCTGGAAGCGCACAAGCACATTACCGTGGAACAGGAACTGGTGCTGATCCGCCATTTCCTGGCCATCGAGCAAGTGCGCTTCGGCGAGCGTCTGCAAGTGGCGGAAGCCATCGATGCCGCCGCGCTGGCGTGTTTGCTGCCCCCCATGCTGATACAGCCGCTGGTGGAAAATGCCGTCAAGCATGGTATCTGCGGCTTGACGGAGGGCGGCCTGATCGCCATCGAGGCCAGGCGCATGGGCAGCCTGTTGCAGATCGCCGTGCGCAACCCGGTTGACGCGGATCAAGGGCCAGAGCGGGGCAATGGCGTCGGCCTGGAAAATGTGCGCCAGCGCCTGGCCGGTGCGTATGGCCACGAGGCCAGCGTGCACTGGGGCCGGCGCGATGGCCATTTCGAGGTGATGATTTCCATGCCGGCGCAGACCGGCGACACGGAGGAAGCATGATGCAGGCAAGAATGCGGGTGGCCATCGTTGACGATGAGCTGCTGGCGCGCAGCGTGTTGCGCGAATACCTGGCACGCCATGACGATATCGATATCGTGGCCGAGTGCGCCAACGGCTTCGAAGCAGTCAAGGCCATCGCGGACCTGGAACCGGAACTGGTGTTTCTCGACATCCAGATGCCGCGCCTGGACGGTTTTGAAGTGGCGGAACTGATCGGCGCGAAGACAAAGCTGATCTTTGTCACGGCCTACGACCAGTACGCCTTGAAGGCGTTCGAATGCCACGCCTTGGACTATCTGCTGAAGCCGTTCAGCGAACAGCGCTTCGACCAGGCGCTGGCCCATGCGCGCGCCAACCGCAGCACGCCCGAGACCGTGCTGACGCTGGCGCGCGAGGCGGCCACGCGCGCCGCCCCGCTGGACCGCGTGCTGATACGCGACGGCGCCAAGGTCCACGTGATCGCCAGCGCGCGCATCGACTACATCGAGGCGCAGGATGACTACATCAGCATCCGTTCCGAAGGCAAATCCTACCTGAAAAGCCAGCGGCTGTCGGAGCTGGAAACCCAGCTCGATCCCGCCAAGTTCCTGCGCGTGCACAGGTCGTACCTGCTCAATATCGACGGTATCCGCCGCATCGAGGCGGCCACCAAGGACAGCCATGTGGCCATCCTGCGCGACGATACGAGGATACCCGTGAGCAAGGCGGGGTATCAGAAACTCAGGTTACTGGTGGGCTAGCATGTTTTGTGGCGGAGATATTTAATCATTTAAGCATGATATCATCTGGAGGTGATTGTGAATGCGCCGAGGACATGGTCGATCACGTTTCACGATGATTTCGACGCGGAATTCGATG
This genomic interval carries:
- a CDS encoding LiaI-LiaF-like domain-containing protein; this translates as MKNKPPLHSPSQIVLGVIVIGLGLLFLLDNLGFINVRYTFRFWPTALIVFGLLKLSQSRSANGYLVGGMLVLLGVAWTLKHMGIFYMNWDLLWPLLIIGLGVAVVSKSLPGAQQRQRRRRFAAQQDGTAAPDSFGQARNGAVSLDKDTAAPGASGQADDDSIIEVTAILGGYVRRVSSQRFKGGDINVIMAGCEIDLRQASIEGEAVLNVFALCGGVTIKIPPDWSVVLQGTPILGGFEEKTIVPPNQAKRLYVTGYAIMGGLEIRN
- a CDS encoding NAD-dependent epimerase/dehydratase family protein; this translates as MKVFLTGAAGFIGSSIAAGLVRAGHQVTGLVRKPEQVAELASIGVHGIVGTLNDRALLIEQAKAADAVINAASSDHRAAVEAILEALAGTNKVFLHTSGSSIVGDASGGEGTEQIYYEDKLPAPTADKAARVAIDDLILASASQGVRASVLCNTLIYGHGALPRDSVQLPRLLKQARKSGIVRHVGPGRNIWSNVHIDDVVSLYLLALEKSPAGTFYFVESGEAAFHDMTAAIAEALDLGPAQDWPLPEAIAEWGYEMASYGLGSNSRVRGERARKLLGWQPQGPSVLAWIGNDMLHPPHAIAV
- a CDS encoding LiaF transmembrane domain-containing protein, which codes for MKPEPAYCRRTQLLWGVLLIAIGAIILLDRLDVIYLHDYYSLWHYWPVILVVFGLNKLLTPVSAKQVLSGLWLIFFAAWWYVSYEELWNLSFYNSWPALLIAWGVGLVLEPLLNKHFIAYRESEHEK
- a CDS encoding sensor histidine kinase, encoding MSGPLSKRRGAVVVFLVCIALGLALAFILARVAHAPWLNAVVLVVPATLVYAIGSGFSAFYLCRAYPLHARHPLAIAGVMGVAALFAGLLWATLLQFLNSVSLLLELRWLGVNLTQSLLALFFGLGVLLYCLAAAVHYLLLEFVRARMAEQRGLEAQLTAQEAQLRMLRTQIDPHFLFNSLNSISALTSINAAGARQMTVQLASFFRQSLSLEAHKHITVEQELVLIRHFLAIEQVRFGERLQVAEAIDAAALACLLPPMLIQPLVENAVKHGICGLTEGGLIAIEARRMGSLLQIAVRNPVDADQGPERGNGVGLENVRQRLAGAYGHEASVHWGRRDGHFEVMISMPAQTGDTEEA
- the senA gene encoding selenoneine synthase SenA — translated: MTLINASFRHAGAQQLAQSLQAARQDTLSLFDCYVTAGLDVVAGLPRHPRLTPPLWQLAHIAWFAEWFILREAASSHPADAIYNSLLTRGDDLFDANMVEHRARWKLELPSSGAVKTYCHEVLDRVLDKLSREANVDSALAPYRLALAHEDLCGEEMLAGLQWMGLEAPESLSASPALPPGAGEIAFPGGTIELGSPRGAGFAFDNESPPYSCYVAPFSIDACAVSNAQFADFVADGGYQNRQFWSAAGSAWLMQQERSSPLYWLREATQWRTMRFGQRTTLPPNEAVRHINLYEAQAYCAWAGRRLATEAEWEYAALSGHPRFHWGQVWEWTATPFEPYPGFAVDAWREYSAPYFMQHQVLRGAAFATPPRLHSARMRAFHAPERGDIFAGLRTCAW
- a CDS encoding UvrD-helicase domain-containing protein encodes the protein MSTDNAPQFIPKRITPTPEQVAIQTAQKKVVLIDANAGAAKTTTLALRLAEALHRGRAPERMLALVFTEAARVALRQRLLEVGVPLGVVKRLTVDTFDAFAAKVLRQLENMQVASMRSDEELRPVAWEALEVVSEKYAHRYPLEINTTNGAIAEFLKLQLRTKARLDFQNPDFESNSLDDNLEMLGMSRTHYLWLREYEGLRGADTGDIQFRAPFDATYDLVRMLDGDEPLRQQLPAFQIIVADELHDLNEASFRLLTMLIRRGNAFFCGAGDKDQVIYTWSGADHRFLRQRFEQEFPTLQRLPLTASYRYGPQLAHAVGVLKNKASVSALSRATHIEVLQYEHAQPQACSAQLIAALEHAHAGTTAILLRDRDQAIRVETALFQSGIAYGLVDMNSYLLSLEVLMLRGMVAIARKDLHTIKSGPRRGEILEALVAFAEIPFTRGELQQAKADVANYPDLLEGFLTNQLAKSHNQDKAALTLAAVDYLRALPPDALAGDALQHIFGLMQLEQTARRIYVDPAQARVVARSLHGFIAVCREAGVALGGFAGWLGEMEEAVTVSTGKAKLVIACIDQIKGLEYNHVILPYLAVDEFPRSKTDPLEEENRFYVAATRARDRLTLLTPEDPAYQSRYIAALQLKQKIVAPKS